From Ignavibacteria bacterium:
ACGCCAGGGCGGTTTTACAGGCGGCGGCATCAACGCTATTACGCGCAGCGGTACCAACTTCTTCTCAGGTTCTGTTTACGGATATTACAGGAACCAGAACTTCATGGGTTACAGCCCTGATGACAAGAAGACTAAAGTTACAGAATTCAATGAATACCAGACAGGCCTCCGCATTGGCGGTCCAATAATCAAGGATAAGCTGTTCTTCTTTGCAAACGGCGAATTCACACGCCGTACCGATCCTTCAGACAACCTTTCGCTTACACAGGGCGGAAATCTTGGATCAAAAGACAGTCTTGCTTCCTCAATGCAGAACATTTTAATGAACAAGTACAGTTATAATCCGGGCGGCTACGGTTCATTCTCAACAAAGCGCCCTTCAAGCAAACTCTTCTTACGTTTCGATTATAACATTTCAGATGCTCACAAATTAACTTTCAGACACAACTTTGTAGACGGCAGCGACCAGAAAACTGGACGCAGCGTCTCAACTCTGGAATTTGCAGACAGAATGTACCAGTTCAACACAAACACAAACTCTTCAGTTTTACAGTTGAGCAGTACTTTCAGCAATACAATGTCTAACGAACTTATTGCCGGCTACACAAGAATCAGAGATACACGCGATCCTTCAGGAAGGCCTTTCCCCTCAATTCTTGTAAAGACAGCAATTCCGGGCTTTACACTGAAGGCTGGTGCTGAAGAATTCTCACAGGCTAACCAGCTGGACCAGGATATCTTTGAACTTACAGACAACTTCTCCTACTATACAGGAAGCCACGTTATTACAGTTGGTACACATAACGAGTTCTATAAGTTCAGAAACCTCTTTATCCGTAACCTTTATGGATATTATGAATTCAACAGCCTGACTGACCTGCAGAATGGAACCCCATCACGCTATCAGTTAAGCTATTCAAACACAGCCAACCCGATGGAAGCAGCTCATTTCAACGCTTACCAGTTAGGCCTTTATGCACAGGATGAATGGTCAGCAACAAACAACGTTAAAGTTACTCTTGGTTTAAGAGTTGATGCTCCTTTCTTCCCCAACGATCCTGCATACAACCAGACTATAGATCAGGTTTTTACTAAGGGACAGGGTATGGATCTCGGTACAAACAAAGTTCCAAGCGGAAAGCTTCTCTTCTCGCCAAGACTTGGTGTTAACTGGGATGTCAACGGAGACCGTACGACACAGGTCCGCGGCGGCGCTGGTATATTTACAGGACGCATTCCTTATGTATGGATTTCAAACCAGTACGGAAACACAGGTGTTGAATTCGGAAGAATCGACCTCAGCACTGGAAAAGGATTACCTGCTAATTTCCCGTTCAATCCCGATCCCAACTCACAGACCAGAAATCTTACATCGATTCCTCAGACAGAAGTTGACCTGACAGCAGGCGATTTCAAGATGCCTCAGGTTGCACGTTTTGATGCTGCCGTTGACCATCAGCTGCCTTTCGGCCTTACAGGTACACTGGAAGGTATTTATTCGAAGTCAATCAATGACCTTACCTACCAGGATATAAACATTGTTCCGCAGGCTTCCAAATTCGTTTCAGGCGCCGGCGATCCGGGCAGAAACACATATCTTTCCGGTACAAAAGGTTACAGTTCTGCATTTACAAACGTTATCCTTATGAAGAACACAAGCAAGGGTTACCAGTACAACGTTACAGCTCAGGTACAGGGTACACTCCCGATGGGTCTGTATACAAACGTTGCTTATACATACACAAGAGCAAAAGACCTGAACAGCACTATTTCAAGCCAGGCTTACTCACAGTGGAGATATAACCCGATTGCAAACGATCCGAACAATCCGGACCTTGCCACTTCAAACTTCGAGATCCGCAACCGTATTCTCGTAGCTGTTTCTTATACAGCTGAATTCTTCACTAACTACAGAAGCACATTTACACTGTTCTACAACGGCCAGTCAGGTCTGCCTTTCTCATATACATATGACGGCGACGTAAACGGCGACGGTCAGACATCAAACGACATGATCTACATTCCTAAGAATGCAACTGATCCATCTGAAATCCAGGTTGGTTCAATTGCCACAGGAACAAAGGCTTTCGTAGCAGATCCCGCAATGGCACAGGCTCTTGAAAACTACATTCAGAGAGACAACTACCTGAAAGAACACCGCGGAGAGATTATGGAACGCAAC
This genomic window contains:
- a CDS encoding TonB-dependent receptor: MRIVKRQFLLFVLFVLFGASQAFAQGVTTAAMNGTVVDNEGQPLPGATIVAIHVPTGTQFGTTSRVDGKFNISNMRVGGPYTVKASFIGYTTQVKEGISLSLGQNYTINFKLTSESIQTGTINVVADRNAVISGSRTGASTNVGVEEIKAFPTISRSFQDFAKLTPQFDGRSSSAAGRNNRFNNIQIDGTQYNDLFGLGSTGTPGGQAGTTPISLDAIQEFQVVIAPYDVRQGGFTGGGINAITRSGTNFFSGSVYGYYRNQNFMGYSPDDKKTKVTEFNEYQTGLRIGGPIIKDKLFFFANGEFTRRTDPSDNLSLTQGGNLGSKDSLASSMQNILMNKYSYNPGGYGSFSTKRPSSKLFLRFDYNISDAHKLTFRHNFVDGSDQKTGRSVSTLEFADRMYQFNTNTNSSVLQLSSTFSNTMSNELIAGYTRIRDTRDPSGRPFPSILVKTAIPGFTLKAGAEEFSQANQLDQDIFELTDNFSYYTGSHVITVGTHNEFYKFRNLFIRNLYGYYEFNSLTDLQNGTPSRYQLSYSNTANPMEAAHFNAYQLGLYAQDEWSATNNVKVTLGLRVDAPFFPNDPAYNQTIDQVFTKGQGMDLGTNKVPSGKLLFSPRLGVNWDVNGDRTTQVRGGAGIFTGRIPYVWISNQYGNTGVEFGRIDLSTGKGLPANFPFNPDPNSQTRNLTSIPQTEVDLTAGDFKMPQVARFDAAVDHQLPFGLTGTLEGIYSKSINDLTYQDINIVPQASKFVSGAGDPGRNTYLSGTKGYSSAFTNVILMKNTSKGYQYNVTAQVQGTLPMGLYTNVAYTYTRAKDLNSTISSQAYSQWRYNPIANDPNNPDLATSNFEIRNRILVAVSYTAEFFTNYRSTFTLFYNGQSGLPFSYTYDGDVNGDGQTSNDMIYIPKNATDPSEIQVGSIATGTKAFVADPAMAQALENYIQRDNYLKEHRGEIMERNGANVPWTNQVDFRFVQEIPLIAGHRFEVSLDVLNLPNLLNSKWGWIKSVNNQNDSVIKLQGTDANKRPVFSFKDKPDPFQNDNLNSRYQMQLGARYSF